The Nocardioides zeae genome includes the window GGTCACGAGCACCGACGGGCCGAGCAGCACGAGGGCGAGCGCCGTCGTGAGGGCGCGGCCGGTGTCCCAGCTCGTCGTCGAGGTCACGAGCGTGTAGACGAGGAAGCGGCCCAGGTTCTCGTGCAGCGGGTCCCCCGGCACGAACATCAGCCCCTGGCCGTCGACGCCCGGGATGCCGATGCCGAGCAGGTAGGGCCAGCCCTGCAGGTTGAGCAGGAGGCCGTAGAGGTAGGCGGCGAGGACGCCGTACGCCGCGAGCAGCGCGATCTCCCACCGCCCGGTCACCGGTCGGCCCAGGACCCGCCGCGGCAGCAGGCCGGCGCCGAGGCCGACCCAGGCGGAGACGAGCATCTGGTAGGGCAACCACGGTCCGACGCCCGCCGTCAGCAGCGCTCCCGCGAAGAGGGAGAGCGCCCCCAGCACGAAACCGAACCCGGGCCCGAACACCCGGCCGGCCAGGATGAGCAGGAAGAAGACGAGCTCGAGCCCCGCGACCCCGGCGCCCATGCCGCGCAGCACGGCGTTGACCGCCGTCAGCACACCCAGCACGGCGAGCGCCCGGGCGTCGAGGCCGCCCTCGCTGAGCTCCGCGACGACCACGGCGAGCACGACGGGCAGCAGCACGAGGAAGAGGAAGGGCGGCTGCACCCGCGCCCCGGCCTCCGCCTGCACGAGCAATGGCCAGACGAGCATCATGAGGCCGGCGACGGAGGCGGCGCCGAGCACCAGTGCCGAGCGCCGGCCGATGGGCACCGGGGTGCCGACCGCGCTCACGGGGTCTCCCCTGCCGATCGCTCCGCCGCCGCGACGACCTCGTCGACCGTCAGCCAGCCCGCGCCGGTGATCTTCGCGACCTGCGGGGCGAACGACGGCGACTCGGCGAGCACGTCGCGCACGGTGCCGGCCGAGACCACCTCGCCCTCGGCCATCACGACGACGCGGTCGGCGACCCGCGCGACGAACTCCACGTCGTGCGAGGCCACCAGCACGGCGTGGCCGGCGTCGGCCAGACGCCGCAGCGTCACCGCGAGGGCCTCCTTCGCCGGGTAGTCGAGACCGCGGGTCGGCTCGTCCAGCAGCAGCACCGGGGGCTCGGCGACGAGCACGATCGCGAGCACCAGCGCGAGCCGTTGGCCCTCGGAGAGGTCGCGCGGGTGCTGCTCCGGGTCGATCCCCGGCACCATCGTGGCGAGCAGCGCGGCGCACGATCCCGCGTCGACCCGGGCGCCGGCGTCGGCGGCGGCGCACTCCTCGCGCACCGTCTCGAGGTAGAGCAGGTCGGCCGCGGTCTGCGGGACCAGTCCCACGCGCCGTACCCGTTCCTCCGCCGACACCGCCGCCGGGTCGACGCCGTCGACGGTGACCCGGCCGGCGTA containing:
- a CDS encoding ECF transporter S component, yielding MSAVGTPVPIGRRSALVLGAASVAGLMMLVWPLLVQAEAGARVQPPFLFLVLLPVVLAVVVAELSEGGLDARALAVLGVLTAVNAVLRGMGAGVAGLELVFFLLILAGRVFGPGFGFVLGALSLFAGALLTAGVGPWLPYQMLVSAWVGLGAGLLPRRVLGRPVTGRWEIALLAAYGVLAAYLYGLLLNLQGWPYLLGIGIPGVDGQGLMFVPGDPLHENLGRFLVYTLVTSTTSWDTGRALTTALALVLLGPSVLVTLRRAARRARVVRA